A part of Zonotrichia leucophrys gambelii isolate GWCS_2022_RI chromosome 7, RI_Zleu_2.0, whole genome shotgun sequence genomic DNA contains:
- the CSRNP3 gene encoding cysteine/serine-rich nuclear protein 3 isoform X3 yields MSGILKRKFEEVDGSSPCSSVRESDDDISSSESADSGDSVNPSTSNHFTPSSILKREKRKRAKNVHFNCVTVYYFTRRQGFTSVPSQGGSTLGMSTRHNSVRQYTLGEFAMEQERLHREMLREHLREEKLNSLKLKMTKNGTVESEEANTLTLDDISDDDIDLDNTEVDEYFFLQPLPTKKRRALLRASGVKKIDVEEKHELRAIRLSREDCGCDCRVFCDPETCTCSLAGIKCQVDRMSFPCGCTKEGCSNTAGRIEFNPIRVRTHFLHTIMKLELEKNREQQVPALNGCHTEINAHSSSMSPGPHPVEYSIAENFEIETEPPATVMHSQSAEDLDCPGEEEEEEDGSSFCSGVTDSSTQSLAPSESDDDEEEEEDEEEDEEEEKADDFVESMSSHADMVPLPSVLCYSDGTAVHENHSKNASYYTNSSTLYYQIENHVAGTANQIGETYSERDAVKNGSLSLVPYNMTSEQFVDYTRPSEETYSSPHYPSANPSVIVCCSSSEGDGSAPCNSLYTEHRPSHPPVEFHSYLKGPSQDGFVSALNGDSNVQEHPAENSLNLPEKSRLHEECIKSPVVETVPV; encoded by the exons CGTCTTCAATCCTGAAGAGGGAGAAGCGCAAGAGAGCCAAGAATGTGCACTTCAACTGTGTCACTGTGTACTACTTCACCAGAAGGCAAGGCTTCACCAGCGttcccagccagggagggagcACGCTGGGAATGTCCACTCGGCACAACAGCGTGCGCCAGTACACCCTGGGCGAGTTCgccatggagcaggagaggctccaCCGGGAGATGCTGAGAGAGCACCTGAGGGAGGAAAAACTCAATTCTCTAAAGTTAAAG ATGACCAAGAACGGCACGGTGGAATCAGAGGAAGCCAATACACTGACTCTGGATGACATTTCTGATGATGATATTGACCTAGACAACACTGAAGTAGATGAGTACTTCTTTCTCCAACCCCTGCCTACCAAAAAGCGGCGGGCACTGCTGCGAGCTTCTGGAGTGAAGAAGATCGACGTGGAGGAAAAGCACGAGCTGCGAGCCATCCGCCTGTCCAGGGAGGACTGTGGCTGTGACTGCCGCGTCTTCTGCGACCCAGAAACTTGCACCTGCAGTCTTGCAGGCATAAAATGTCAG gtgGATCGTATGTCTTTTCCATGTGGTTGCACTAAAGAAGGGTGTAGCAATACAGCAGGTAGAATCGAATTTAACCCTATCCGTGTTCGGACTCACTTTTTGCACACGATAATGAAACTTGAATTGGAGAAAAATAGAGAGCAGCAAGTTCCAGCACTCAATGGCTGTCACACTGAGATAAATGCACACAGTAGCTCCATGAGTCCAGGACCCCATCCAGTCGAATATTCAATTGCAGAAAATTTTGAGATTGAAACCGAACCCCCGGCTACAGTTATGCATTCCCAGTCAGCCGAGGACTTGGACTGcccaggggaagaggaggaagaggaagatgggAGTAGCTTTTGTAGTGGAGTTACAGATTCTAGTACACAGAGTTTAGCCCCTAGTGAATCAGATGAtgatgaagaggaagaggaagatgaggaggaagatgaggaggaagaaaaagcagatgatTTTGTAGAAAGTATGAGCTCCCATGCTGATATGGTGCCTCTTCCTTCTGTCCTTTGCTACTCTGATGGAACTGCTGTGCATGAAAACCACTCTAAAAATGCCTCATACTATACTAACTCTTCAACTCTGTATTACCAAATAGAGAACCACGTTGCTGGCACTGCTAACCAGATCGGTGAGACTTACTCAGAAAGGGATGCTGTCAAGAATGGTAGTCTTTCTCTGGTGCCTTACAACATGACTTCAGAACAGTTTGTTGACTACACACGGCCATCAGAGGAAACTTATAGCAGCCCTCATTACCCTTCTGCAAACCCCTCAGTGATTGTTTGCTGCTCCTCTTCGGAAGGGGATGGCAGCGCTCCCTGTAACAGTCTGTACACTGAGCATAGGCCGAGTCACCCACCAGTGGAATTTCACTCATACTTGAAAGGGCCTTCTCAAGATGGCTTTGTCTCAGCTTTGAATGGTGACAGTAACGTGCAGGAACACCCTGCTGAGAATTCACTAAACCTCCCAGAGAAGAGCAGACTGCACGAAGAGTGCATCAAATCACCAGTGGTAGAGACGGTGcctgtttaa